From Thermoanaerobacter uzonensis DSM 18761, a single genomic window includes:
- a CDS encoding DUF512 domain-containing protein produces MHKINIKDVIKGSIAWDLDIQKGDKLITLNGKEIIDIIDYRYEVSNEFIQLEIEKATGERYIFEVEKDYDEDLGLVFEEEIIDKPKHCRNKCIFCFIDQLPKGVRKSLLFKDDDYRFSFLQGNFITMTNMSEEEIARVIKYKLSPLYVSIHATDDDVRVRMINNPNAKGIMDKLKKLVENGIEVHGQIVLCPEINDGKILDRTIKDLSSLYPGVKSIAVVPVGLTDHREKLYKLRTFTKEEAKNVVEQVSSWQKKLKKELGSSFVFLSDEFYVMAGVTIPSYHHYEGFPQIENGVGLIALFKHQFQRSVKRLKANKGENINTTSYIIVTGIAAYNFMEEVAKELRKTGFNVKVEKIHNEFFGHNITVAGLVVGKDIINQLKGKINEEVLVIPDVMLKESSNVFLDDTTVEEIERKLGTKVIVSEVDGKKFLQKIQNGR; encoded by the coding sequence ATGCATAAAATAAATATAAAAGATGTAATAAAAGGAAGTATAGCATGGGATTTAGATATACAAAAAGGAGACAAACTCATTACATTAAACGGAAAAGAAATAATTGATATAATAGATTATCGATATGAAGTGTCAAATGAGTTTATACAATTAGAAATTGAAAAGGCTACAGGAGAAAGATATATTTTTGAAGTGGAAAAAGACTATGATGAGGATTTAGGGTTAGTCTTTGAAGAAGAAATAATTGACAAACCAAAACATTGTAGAAATAAGTGTATTTTTTGCTTTATTGACCAGTTACCTAAAGGAGTCCGCAAATCTCTTTTATTTAAGGATGACGATTATAGGTTTTCCTTTTTACAAGGTAATTTTATTACTATGACTAATATGAGTGAAGAGGAAATTGCCAGGGTAATAAAATATAAGCTCTCTCCCTTATATGTTTCAATTCATGCCACTGATGATGATGTAAGAGTAAGAATGATAAATAACCCGAATGCAAAAGGTATAATGGATAAATTAAAAAAACTTGTTGAGAACGGAATTGAGGTACATGGTCAAATCGTATTATGTCCAGAAATAAATGATGGTAAAATTCTTGATAGAACTATCAAGGATTTGTCGAGTCTATATCCTGGTGTAAAATCAATAGCAGTTGTTCCAGTGGGACTTACAGACCACAGAGAGAAACTTTATAAACTTAGGACATTTACTAAAGAGGAAGCTAAAAATGTAGTCGAACAAGTATCTTCATGGCAAAAGAAATTAAAGAAAGAATTAGGTTCTTCTTTTGTTTTTTTGTCAGATGAGTTTTATGTGATGGCAGGTGTTACTATACCTTCTTATCATCATTACGAGGGATTCCCTCAAATAGAAAATGGCGTGGGACTTATAGCATTGTTTAAACATCAATTTCAAAGGAGTGTAAAAAGATTAAAAGCGAATAAAGGGGAAAATATAAATACCACCTCTTACATTATTGTTACAGGAATAGCTGCCTATAATTTTATGGAAGAAGTAGCGAAAGAATTAAGAAAAACAGGGTTTAATGTGAAAGTGGAGAAGATACACAATGAGTTTTTTGGTCACAATATCACAGTAGCTGGACTTGTGGTGGGGAAAGATATAATAAACCAATTAAAAGGTAAAATAAATGAAGAAGTTTTAGTTATTCCCGATGTCATGTTAAAGGAAAGTTCAAATGTTTTTCTTGATGATACTACTGTTGAAGAAATAGAAAGAAAACTAGGGACAAAAGTTATAGTTTCTGAAGTCGATGGGAAAAAATTTTTACAAAAGATACAGAATGGAAGGTGA
- a CDS encoding NAD(P)H-dependent glycerol-3-phosphate dehydrogenase: protein MKISVLGAGSWGTSIAIHLNRLGHQITLWMRDKNQFEEIMSTRHNKKYLDVDIPQEIYITTDLEEAAENSSIVVIAVPSHAVRDISKKLKDVIDKNSIVVNLAKGIETSTLKRMSEVIKEYFSNDVVVLSGPSHAEEVVRQIPTACVLASLNVKACEVVQDAFMDENFRLYINKDVVGVELGGALKNIIALGAGISDGLGFGDNTKAALMTRGLAEITRLGVALGSDPLTFLGLAGVGDLIVTCTSMLSRNRRAGILIGKGKSLEETLKDIGMVVEGVNTTKSAYKLSQIHKIEMPITKEIYSILFEGKNPYEAVYSLMTRDKKHELHGI, encoded by the coding sequence ATGAAAATATCAGTATTAGGGGCGGGAAGTTGGGGAACATCTATAGCGATACACTTAAACCGACTTGGGCATCAAATTACATTGTGGATGAGAGATAAAAATCAATTTGAAGAAATTATGTCTACTCGGCACAATAAAAAATATCTTGATGTTGATATTCCTCAAGAAATTTACATTACAACAGATTTGGAAGAAGCTGCGGAAAATTCATCGATTGTAGTAATTGCAGTACCTTCCCATGCTGTAAGAGATATATCGAAAAAATTAAAAGATGTAATTGATAAAAACTCTATTGTGGTAAATCTTGCAAAGGGAATAGAGACTTCCACTTTAAAAAGAATGTCTGAAGTCATAAAAGAATATTTTTCAAATGATGTAGTTGTTTTGTCAGGTCCTAGTCATGCTGAGGAAGTAGTCAGACAAATTCCTACAGCCTGTGTTTTAGCCTCTTTAAATGTTAAAGCCTGTGAGGTAGTGCAAGATGCCTTTATGGATGAAAACTTTAGGTTATATATAAACAAGGACGTTGTGGGAGTGGAATTAGGAGGGGCATTAAAGAATATTATAGCCTTGGGAGCTGGAATTTCAGACGGGCTTGGATTTGGCGATAATACCAAAGCTGCTCTTATGACAAGAGGTCTTGCGGAAATTACTCGTTTGGGTGTTGCGTTAGGTTCTGATCCGCTGACGTTTTTAGGTTTGGCAGGCGTAGGAGACCTTATTGTCACCTGTACCAGCATGCTTTCGCGAAATAGAAGAGCAGGAATACTTATAGGTAAAGGTAAAAGTTTAGAAGAAACATTAAAAGATATAGGAATGGTAGTAGAAGGAGTTAATACTACAAAATCCGCCTACAAACTTTCTCAAATTCATAAAATAGAAATGCCAATAACTAAAGAAATTTATTCCATTCTTTTTGAGGGTAAAAATCCCTATGAGGCTGTTTATAGTCTTATGACGAGAGATAAAAAACATGAATTGCACGGTATTTGA
- a CDS encoding YIEGIA family protein translates to MSINHEFYINIVVCGIALGTLARFIYLRVDYRQYPTYPQGYMTHLTLGIISAALGAFSVPALIEKQYTAVTFLALAAQQFKEVREIERTSLEKMEATELVPRGAAYIENIAKIFEARNYIAMAVAALTSLAVYFSKSVIIGTIVGGLAIYLSRYVMKIAYIRDIAEVLPSKIVFKGPLLCVEDVVLADIGLKEGREIIEKFGMAVVIRPKGLDSLISINNLGIRQAILHEAANQLGLKMNIDTPELAPLTMNNNENGDVIVVMVAMKPDIDAFVEIIKNVPAIETVRKYPSKSRGARKAFN, encoded by the coding sequence ATGAGCATAAATCATGAATTTTATATCAATATTGTGGTTTGTGGAATTGCTTTGGGGACCCTAGCCCGCTTTATATATTTAAGAGTGGACTATAGGCAGTATCCTACTTATCCTCAAGGTTATATGACTCATTTGACCTTAGGGATAATTTCAGCGGCTTTAGGAGCTTTTTCTGTGCCTGCATTAATTGAAAAACAGTACACTGCTGTTACCTTTTTAGCTTTGGCAGCACAACAATTTAAAGAAGTAAGAGAAATAGAGAGAACCAGCTTAGAAAAAATGGAAGCAACAGAATTAGTTCCAAGAGGAGCGGCTTATATAGAAAATATAGCTAAAATTTTTGAAGCAAGAAACTATATTGCTATGGCTGTAGCTGCTCTTACTTCTTTGGCAGTTTATTTTTCTAAAAGTGTTATAATAGGGACGATTGTGGGAGGACTAGCAATTTATTTATCTCGTTATGTAATGAAAATTGCTTATATTAGAGATATTGCCGAAGTTCTTCCTTCAAAGATTGTTTTTAAAGGACCTTTATTGTGCGTTGAGGATGTGGTTTTAGCAGATATAGGTCTAAAAGAAGGAAGAGAAATAATAGAGAAATTCGGAATGGCCGTTGTAATACGACCAAAAGGGTTAGATAGTTTAATTTCCATAAATAACTTAGGAATAAGACAGGCTATTCTCCATGAAGCTGCTAATCAATTGGGATTAAAAATGAATATTGATACTCCTGAATTAGCTCCTCTTACTATGAACAACAATGAAAATGGAGATGTTATTGTAGTTATGGTAGCGATGAAGCCTGATATTGATGCTTTTGTGGAAATTATAAAGAATGTGCCAGCAATTGAAACTGTAAGGAAGTATCCTTCAAAGTCAAGGGGTGCGAGAAAAGCTTTCAATTGA
- the spoIVA gene encoding stage IV sporulation protein A: protein MENYDIYKNIAERTQGDIYIGVVGPVRTGKSTFIKRFMDILVLPYIENLPQKERIKDELPQSAAGKTIMTTEPKFVPEKAVEITINENTRFKVRLVDCVGYMVKGALGYMEEDKPRMVSTPWYDYEIPFEEAAEIGTKKVINDHSTIGLVMTTDGSITDIPRENYVAAEERVVKELKVLNKPFIIVLNTTDPQSPETINLAKELEKKYDVPVVVLNVLKMEIPDIRAILEKVLFEFPIREIAIDLPKWVDALDKSHWLKQNIMETVKENIKDLFRLRDIPKLVGGLKANENFSEVFIKKITPGEGCANVEIKTQEGLFFKILSDESGLEIQGDKELMAMMRELAYAKRQYDRVKDAFLQAEKTGVGVVPASLDDMKFEKPEIVRQGGRFAVRLKASAPSYHIFRTDITAEVSPVVGTEKQSEDFVKYLTEQFESDPEKIWESNIFGKTLSDLVKEGMQNKIGAIPENLSHKLRDTLERVVNDSGGGIIFIII, encoded by the coding sequence TTGGAAAACTACGATATCTATAAAAATATTGCAGAAAGAACACAAGGGGATATCTACATAGGAGTAGTAGGCCCAGTGAGAACAGGTAAATCGACTTTTATTAAGCGATTTATGGACATATTGGTACTGCCATACATAGAAAATCTTCCCCAAAAAGAGAGAATAAAAGATGAATTGCCACAAAGTGCAGCAGGCAAAACCATAATGACTACTGAGCCTAAATTTGTTCCTGAAAAAGCGGTAGAGATAACAATTAATGAAAACACGAGGTTCAAAGTGAGACTAGTAGATTGTGTAGGATATATGGTTAAAGGCGCACTGGGATACATGGAAGAGGATAAGCCACGTATGGTGTCTACTCCTTGGTATGATTATGAAATACCTTTTGAGGAAGCGGCAGAAATAGGAACAAAAAAAGTCATAAATGACCATTCTACAATAGGATTAGTGATGACCACTGATGGAAGCATAACTGACATACCGCGAGAAAATTATGTAGCAGCAGAAGAAAGGGTAGTAAAAGAATTAAAAGTACTGAATAAACCTTTTATAATAGTGCTAAATACAACTGATCCTCAAAGTCCCGAAACAATTAATTTAGCAAAAGAATTAGAGAAAAAATACGATGTACCTGTTGTTGTTTTAAATGTACTTAAAATGGAAATACCAGACATTCGTGCAATTTTGGAAAAAGTCTTATTTGAATTTCCCATACGAGAGATTGCAATTGATTTGCCTAAATGGGTAGATGCTCTTGATAAAAGTCATTGGCTTAAGCAAAATATAATGGAAACAGTAAAAGAAAACATAAAAGATTTGTTTAGATTAAGAGATATACCTAAGTTAGTTGGTGGTCTTAAAGCAAATGAAAACTTTTCTGAGGTGTTTATAAAGAAGATAACTCCAGGTGAAGGCTGTGCAAATGTTGAAATAAAAACCCAGGAAGGCTTATTCTTTAAGATATTAAGTGATGAAAGCGGACTTGAAATTCAGGGTGATAAAGAATTAATGGCAATGATGAGAGAATTGGCTTATGCAAAAAGACAGTATGATAGAGTTAAAGACGCCTTTTTACAAGCTGAAAAAACAGGTGTAGGAGTAGTACCTGCAAGCCTTGATGACATGAAGTTTGAAAAACCCGAAATAGTAAGGCAAGGCGGGAGATTTGCGGTAAGGCTTAAAGCTTCTGCACCGTCATATCACATATTTAGAACTGATATTACAGCAGAAGTATCGCCAGTTGTAGGAACAGAAAAGCAAAGTGAAGATTTTGTAAAATATTTGACAGAACAGTTTGAGAGCGATCCAGAAAAAATTTGGGAATCCAACATTTTTGGCAAGACCTTGAGTGACCTTGTAAAAGAGGGAATGCAAAACAAGATTGGCGCTATTCCCGAAAACTTAAGTCATAAACTGAGAGATACATTAGAAAGAGTTGTAAATGACAGCGGAGGCGGAATAATCTTTATAATCATTTAA
- the spoIIP gene encoding stage II sporulation protein P, translated as MNKRKMNRATILILLVIGFLSFAISSYAEKQTELQPDYYTVYDGKTNKVLFRTAMEVYKGDRYLSGDNKLYEVLKVDKNESKAYAKYLRTEKLPDVNIEEISQAMAVAENTGEKRVAIYSTHSDESYLPSDGAASINGHGGIYKVDAALQKALEAKGVTVKVDRTLYLPHDAMAYSRSRTGAVKLLKDFKPDLLLDVHRDAVPFQEYIRKIAGKNATGVRIVLGRNNPNLKANQQLAYRIKAIADKTYPNMIKDVFFGKGDFNQDLTPNSLLLEFGTYSHTRERAEVSASLIADILTKALYGSDEQKQVGTVTKTQKPLPGQNKAAGTGIWVLIGVVVVSAVAFMFLSTGGREMYHKFSKATRKEFASYLGKFRRKKGDES; from the coding sequence ATGAACAAAAGAAAGATGAATAGAGCTACAATATTAATCTTATTGGTTATTGGATTTTTATCTTTTGCTATTAGCAGTTATGCAGAAAAGCAGACTGAATTACAACCTGATTATTACACAGTGTATGATGGAAAGACAAATAAAGTGCTTTTCAGAACTGCAATGGAGGTTTATAAAGGGGACAGATATTTATCAGGGGATAATAAATTATATGAAGTGCTTAAAGTGGATAAAAATGAAAGTAAAGCTTATGCAAAGTATTTGCGAACAGAAAAACTTCCAGATGTTAACATAGAAGAAATTTCACAAGCAATGGCAGTAGCAGAAAATACTGGTGAAAAGAGAGTGGCGATATATTCTACCCACAGTGATGAATCATATCTTCCTTCAGATGGTGCTGCAAGTATCAATGGACATGGCGGGATATATAAAGTAGATGCTGCCTTACAAAAAGCTTTAGAGGCAAAAGGAGTCACAGTCAAAGTGGACAGGACTTTGTATCTACCTCATGATGCTATGGCATACAGCCGGTCAAGAACAGGAGCGGTCAAACTTTTGAAGGATTTTAAACCGGACTTACTTTTGGATGTCCATAGAGATGCAGTCCCCTTCCAAGAATATATACGAAAAATTGCAGGGAAGAATGCTACAGGCGTAAGAATTGTCTTAGGACGGAACAACCCTAATTTAAAAGCAAATCAGCAGTTAGCCTATAGGATAAAAGCTATTGCGGATAAGACATATCCAAACATGATCAAGGATGTATTTTTTGGAAAAGGAGATTTTAATCAAGATTTGACTCCAAACTCTTTATTGTTAGAATTTGGTACCTACTCTCATACAAGAGAAAGAGCAGAAGTTTCTGCTTCTTTAATAGCAGACATATTGACTAAAGCACTTTATGGTTCAGATGAGCAAAAACAAGTAGGCACTGTTACAAAAACTCAAAAACCGCTTCCAGGACAAAATAAAGCTGCAGGTACCGGAATATGGGTTTTGATTGGAGTTGTTGTAGTGTCAGCAGTAGCTTTCATGTTTTTGAGTACTGGCGGGCGAGAAATGTATCACAAGTTTTCTAAAGCTACGCGCAAAGAATTTGCAAGTTATTTGGGTAAGTTTAGGCGAAAAAAAGGAGATGAGTCATGA
- a CDS encoding glycerate kinase has protein sequence MKILIAPDKFKGSLSAFEVANNIEKGILKVFPKAVIEKVPMADGGEGTVESLVDATGGKIIKTNVKDPLFRDIESFYGILGDGKTAVIEMAAASGLYLLKDYERNPMITTTYGTGQLIKHALDKGCRKFIIAIGGSATNDGGTGMATALGVKFYDKDGREIGLGGGELSKIYSIDISNLDERLKECEFIVACDVANPLIGENGASRVYGPQKGATKEMVEVLDKNLEHYGELLEKYFNKKIIDVEGSGAAGGLAAGLMAFLNAQLKSGIEIIIETLKLEEKIKEADIVISGEGKIDFQTAFGKTISGIAKLCKKYNKPLIVIAGTVEDIEKLYEIGVSSIFSTMEKPMSLEDAIKNAPTLLEKSTERIFRLIKALKA, from the coding sequence ATGAAAATTCTCATAGCTCCCGATAAATTCAAAGGAAGTTTATCTGCATTTGAGGTTGCAAATAACATAGAAAAAGGAATTTTAAAGGTTTTCCCAAAAGCCGTTATCGAGAAAGTCCCTATGGCAGATGGTGGCGAAGGGACTGTTGAATCATTAGTTGATGCAACTGGAGGAAAAATAATAAAGACAAATGTAAAGGATCCTCTATTTAGAGATATTGAAAGCTTTTATGGAATATTAGGTGATGGCAAAACAGCAGTTATAGAAATGGCTGCTGCCTCAGGACTTTATCTTTTGAAGGATTATGAGAGAAACCCCATGATTACAACAACATATGGAACCGGTCAGCTTATAAAACACGCTTTAGATAAAGGCTGTAGGAAATTTATTATAGCAATAGGTGGAAGCGCAACAAACGATGGTGGTACTGGTATGGCAACAGCGTTAGGAGTTAAATTTTATGATAAAGATGGTAGAGAAATAGGTCTTGGAGGAGGAGAACTTTCCAAAATTTACTCAATAGATATTTCAAATCTTGATGAGAGACTAAAGGAATGTGAGTTTATCGTAGCTTGCGACGTAGCAAATCCTTTAATTGGAGAAAATGGCGCATCAAGAGTTTACGGTCCCCAAAAGGGCGCTACAAAAGAGATGGTAGAAGTTTTAGATAAAAACCTTGAACATTATGGTGAACTTTTAGAAAAGTATTTTAATAAAAAAATAATAGATGTAGAAGGTTCAGGTGCTGCAGGTGGCTTAGCCGCAGGACTTATGGCATTTTTAAATGCGCAGTTAAAAAGTGGTATAGAAATAATTATTGAGACATTAAAACTTGAAGAAAAAATAAAAGAAGCTGATATAGTAATTTCCGGTGAGGGAAAAATAGATTTCCAAACAGCGTTTGGGAAAACAATTTCAGGAATAGCTAAATTGTGCAAAAAGTATAATAAACCACTTATTGTAATAGCGGGAACAGTTGAAGATATAGAAAAACTTTATGAGATTGGAGTTAGCAGCATTTTTTCAACTATGGAAAAACCAATGTCTCTTGAAGATGCCATAAAAAACGCACCAACATTGTTAGAAAAATCCACTGAGAGAATTTTTAGGTTAATCAAAGCCCTAAAGGCTTAA
- the der gene encoding ribosome biogenesis GTPase Der, with the protein MAGAMVSIVGRPNVGKSTLFNKIMGKRISIVEDKPGVTRDRIYGNAEWLDKKFILVDTGGLDPNAEDILFSKVRLQVEAAIDASDVILFLVDAKEGLMPEDEEIANILRRAKKEVILVCNKVDSFKEMPPTYYDFFSLGLGNPIPISASNGLGIGELLDEVVKRLPQEELEYTEETIKIAVIGKPNVGKSSLVNKILGEERVIVSNIPGTTRDAIDTPFSKDGKNYVLIDTAGIRRKSRISESIERYSVLRALAAIERSDICLLMIDATEGPTEQDTKIAGYAFENGKGIIIVVNKWDAIKKDNNTVNEYTKMVREKLSFISFVPILFISAKTGQRVHRVLETVDKVWEEYNKRITTGLLNNVLNEAMLMFPPPADKGKLLKVYYTSQVGIKPPSFVVFVNEPELMHFSYLRFIENTLRQNFGFEGVPIVISTRKRGEN; encoded by the coding sequence ATGGCAGGAGCAATGGTAAGTATTGTAGGTAGACCCAATGTGGGTAAATCTACCCTTTTTAATAAAATTATGGGAAAAAGAATTTCTATTGTGGAAGACAAACCAGGAGTTACAAGGGATAGAATATACGGTAATGCAGAGTGGCTGGACAAAAAATTTATATTAGTAGACACAGGAGGATTAGACCCAAATGCTGAAGATATTCTCTTTTCAAAAGTCCGTTTACAAGTGGAAGCAGCAATTGATGCTTCCGACGTAATATTATTTTTAGTTGATGCAAAAGAAGGTTTAATGCCGGAAGATGAAGAAATAGCAAACATTTTAAGAAGAGCAAAAAAGGAAGTTATTTTGGTTTGCAACAAGGTGGACAGTTTTAAAGAAATGCCTCCTACTTATTATGACTTTTTTAGCCTTGGTTTAGGCAATCCCATTCCAATTTCAGCGTCAAATGGGTTGGGTATCGGAGAACTTTTAGACGAAGTAGTAAAAAGATTGCCACAGGAAGAGTTAGAATACACTGAAGAGACAATTAAAATTGCTGTTATTGGCAAACCTAATGTGGGGAAATCCTCACTAGTTAACAAAATATTAGGGGAAGAAAGGGTAATAGTTAGTAACATACCTGGCACTACACGGGATGCAATAGATACTCCTTTTTCAAAAGATGGGAAGAACTATGTTCTTATTGACACAGCAGGGATACGTAGAAAAAGTAGAATTAGTGAATCTATAGAAAGGTACAGCGTACTAAGAGCTTTAGCTGCAATTGAAAGGTCTGATATATGCCTTTTGATGATAGATGCTACAGAAGGTCCAACAGAACAGGACACTAAAATAGCAGGATATGCGTTTGAAAATGGGAAGGGAATCATCATAGTTGTTAATAAATGGGATGCAATAAAAAAAGATAATAATACTGTTAACGAGTATACTAAGATGGTAAGAGAAAAACTATCTTTTATATCATTTGTTCCTATACTATTTATTTCAGCAAAAACAGGGCAAAGAGTACACAGAGTTTTAGAGACTGTAGATAAAGTATGGGAGGAATATAATAAAAGAATTACTACTGGTCTTTTAAATAATGTGCTAAATGAAGCTATGCTTATGTTTCCTCCACCTGCTGATAAGGGCAAACTATTAAAAGTATATTATACTTCACAAGTAGGAATTAAGCCGCCTTCTTTTGTAGTATTTGTTAATGAACCAGAGCTAATGCATTTTTCCTATTTAAGATTTATTGAGAATACGTTAAGACAAAATTTTGGCTTTGAAGGGGTACCTATTGTTATTTCTACTAGAAAAAGAGGAGAAAATTAA
- a CDS encoding acyl-CoA thioesterase — protein MKEISSAHLVKSEDLNHHGTLFAGRIAEWFVEACFIAACDLIKKPENIVCLKIHGLEFRKSAMKGDIIKIKSRVVLTGRSSLKTYAKIYKNDEVEPILEGFATFVHVDENGRPAPHNVTLPEPESEEERILRERAKQII, from the coding sequence ATGAAAGAAATAAGTAGTGCGCATCTTGTTAAATCTGAAGATCTAAACCATCACGGAACACTTTTTGCTGGAAGAATAGCTGAATGGTTTGTAGAAGCCTGTTTTATAGCTGCCTGTGACCTTATAAAAAAGCCTGAAAACATTGTTTGCCTAAAAATACATGGCCTTGAATTTAGAAAGAGTGCGATGAAAGGAGATATTATAAAAATAAAATCTCGTGTAGTTTTAACTGGAAGGTCTAGTTTAAAAACTTATGCTAAAATATATAAAAATGATGAAGTTGAGCCTATATTAGAAGGCTTTGCTACTTTTGTTCATGTAGATGAGAATGGAAGGCCAGCGCCGCATAATGTTACCTTACCTGAGCCTGAAAGTGAAGAAGAGAGAATACTTAGGGAAAGGGCAAAACAAATTATCTAG
- the plsY gene encoding glycerol-3-phosphate 1-O-acyltransferase PlsY, whose product MYAVLTAIIAYLIGCINNAYILTKYMRKIDIRNYGSGNAGATNVLRVLGYKAAAPVFALDVLKGVIAVLIGKYLMGNTGAMIAGIAVVCGHNWPVFLKFRGGKGIATSIGVIMTVSPLLGLIALAIGVTVIVLTKYVSLGSITGTVTFVLLNTIFWNSTQIFVFSLILASLAIFQHRSNIKRLLAGTESKLGQKTEIK is encoded by the coding sequence ATGTACGCTGTTTTGACGGCCATCATTGCTTATTTGATTGGTTGCATAAACAATGCATATATTTTAACAAAATATATGCGAAAAATAGACATTCGCAATTATGGGAGTGGAAATGCAGGAGCTACTAATGTTTTGAGAGTATTAGGATATAAGGCTGCAGCTCCTGTTTTTGCGCTAGATGTGCTAAAAGGAGTAATAGCTGTATTAATCGGTAAATATTTAATGGGTAATACTGGTGCTATGATTGCGGGAATAGCAGTGGTATGCGGTCATAACTGGCCTGTGTTTTTAAAATTTAGAGGTGGAAAAGGAATTGCTACAAGCATTGGAGTTATAATGACCGTAAGCCCTCTTTTAGGGCTCATAGCCTTAGCAATTGGGGTTACAGTAATTGTTTTGACAAAATATGTATCTTTAGGGTCCATAACAGGGACGGTTACTTTTGTGCTTTTAAATACAATCTTTTGGAATTCAACACAAATATTTGTATTTTCACTTATTCTAGCATCTTTAGCAATTTTCCAACATCGTTCCAACATAAAACGTTTGCTGGCGGGAACAGAATCTAAACTTGGACAAAAGACGGAAATAAAATGA
- a CDS encoding DUF3189 family protein, with protein MKVVYYSYYGCYSSSICAYLHLNDKSKIEKEEFLKIPFLFQVDYGQMRFIGKDNNQNEVFIIGTKNFSENIKKTLYDLMEVFKIKEDIIFIDTSHYDVIFFKVLMNLRGKKILTQTIDNFLYNYYLMRHKNIKRFVERYKKIL; from the coding sequence ATGAAAGTAGTGTATTATAGCTATTATGGGTGCTATTCTTCTTCTATATGTGCATATCTTCATTTAAATGATAAATCCAAAATTGAAAAAGAGGAATTTCTTAAAATCCCTTTTTTGTTTCAAGTTGATTATGGACAAATGAGATTTATTGGGAAAGATAATAATCAAAATGAAGTCTTCATAATAGGAACGAAAAATTTTAGTGAAAATATCAAGAAAACTTTGTATGATTTGATGGAAGTTTTTAAAATAAAAGAAGATATAATTTTTATAGACACTTCCCACTATGATGTAATTTTTTTTAAAGTGCTGATGAATCTAAGAGGTAAGAAAATACTAACACAAACTATAGACAATTTTTTGTATAATTACTATTTGATGAGACACAAGAATATAAAAAGATTTGTAGAGAGATATAAAAAAATACTATGA
- a CDS encoding DUF3189 family protein gives MIIVYMCYGSAHSSVVAASIHIGLLPIDRVPTYEEIVSLPHYDKTSNDEIGTLFYMGKDEFGNYVYIVGARNGREIVTKAIYSFLSLYGISEKDILVVDALPTIGLTTKIGGITSRRLGIIFLGRPITVYGILKKYNNFVKLVTDIKTKLQIRS, from the coding sequence GTGATTATTGTATATATGTGTTATGGAAGTGCTCACTCTTCTGTTGTAGCTGCTTCTATACACATAGGACTTTTACCTATTGACAGAGTGCCTACTTATGAAGAAATTGTTTCTCTTCCGCATTATGATAAAACTTCCAACGATGAAATTGGCACTCTTTTTTATATGGGTAAGGATGAATTTGGGAACTATGTGTACATTGTCGGTGCGAGAAATGGGCGAGAAATAGTAACAAAAGCTATTTACAGTTTTTTGTCTTTATATGGAATTTCTGAAAAAGATATATTAGTCGTAGATGCACTTCCTACCATAGGACTTACTACAAAGATTGGAGGTATTACGTCAAGGCGCTTAGGAATTATCTTTTTAGGTAGGCCTATAACGGTATATGGCATATTGAAAAAATACAACAATTTCGTAAAATTAGTAACAGATATTAAAACAAAGTTGCAAATAAGGTCTTGA
- a CDS encoding capping complex subunit for YIEGIA, which yields MEVHVTGYIIAMVALKEAKDNVSSGTAPIIYVENEEEQQKLSMYLSRIFKAAVHDLENGVFILVKQY from the coding sequence ATGGAAGTACATGTAACAGGATATATAATAGCTATGGTAGCTTTAAAAGAGGCAAAAGACAATGTTTCAAGTGGTACTGCACCTATCATATATGTAGAAAATGAAGAAGAGCAGCAAAAGCTTTCTATGTATTTAAGCAGAATTTTTAAGGCAGCCGTTCATGATCTTGAAAATGGAGTATTTATTTTAGTTAAACAATATTAG